GGTCGACCGGCAGATCACTGGACTCCAGTAGTCTGCGGGCGAGTTCGAGTCGCTGGACGATGAGCCACCGGCCGGGAGTCAGGCCGGTCTCGGCCAGGAAGCGGCGGCTGAAGGTGCGCACGCTCATGCCCGCCTGGGCAGCCAACTGGGCCAGTTTGATGGGCTGGTGGAGCTGTCGGAGGGCCCACTCGCGGGCCCCGGCGGTGTCACTGCCGGCCGCATCGGGGACGGGACGGGCGATGTACTGGGCCTGTCCGCCGTCGCGCCACGGCGGAACGACGCACAGGCGGGCGACCTGATTGGCGATCTCGCTGCCGTGGTCGCGGCGGATCAGGTGCAGGCAGAGGTCCATCCCGGCGGCGGCACCGGCCGAGGTGAGCAGGTCGCCGTCGTCCACGTAGAGCACGTCGGGATCGAGCCGGGTCCGCGGGTACAGCTCGCGGAAGCGCTCGGCGTGCACCCAGTGCGTGGTGGCGGGCCGGCCGTCGAGCAGTCCGGCGGCGGCGAGGACGAAGGAGGCCGTGCAGATCGACACCAGACGGGTACCGGGCCGGAGTCGGTCCAGAGCGGCAGCGACCGGCGCGGGGAGCGGGTCACCGCCGCCGCCGATCGGGGCGTCGACGGCCGCCACGATCAGGGTGTCGGCGGTGGCGATCACGCTCGCGTCGTGCTCGACGGCGATCGAGAAGTCCTCGCTGGTGCGCACCGGGCGGCCGTCCGGGGTGCAGGTGAGCACCTCGTAGAGCCGTCCGCCGTCCGGGCCGTACGCGAAGCCGAAGGCCTTGGCGGGAATGCCGAGTTCGAAGGGGAAGACGCCGGGGAGGGCGAGGACGACGACGCGGTGCCTGGCCTGCTGCATGGCCGGATTCTCTCACTTGTTGGCATTCTGGCCACTCGTTTCGATTGCCGGGTGGCAGCAGGCTGTTGATCGACCGCAGACGAGACGGGGGAGTGGATCCGGATGACGGAGAAGATGACGGCGGTGGCCTTCGCGGAGCCGGGCGGGCCGGAGGTGCTGAAGGTCGTGGAACGGGAGCGGCCGGTACCCGGTCCCACGGAGATCCTGGTCCGGGTGCACGCGGCCGGCGTCAACCCGTTGGACTGGAGGACCCGGGCGGCCGGTGCCCTGCTCGTCCCCGGCGACGGCATCGTGGGGTGGGACGTCTCGGGCGTGGTGGAGGCCGTCGGCCTCGGCGTGACGCTCCACCGCCCGGGTGACGAGGTGTACGGCATGCCGGGCTTTCCGAGGATGGTCGGCGGCTACGCGCAGTACGTGGCCGCTCCGGCACGCCACTTCGCCCCCAAGCCGGCCGGACTCGACCACGTGCAGGCGGCGGCCCTGCCGCTCGCCGCGCTCACGGCCTGGCAGGCCCTGATGGACATGGCTGCGCTGCGGGAGGGGCAGCGGGTCCTGGTGCACGCCGCGGCGGGTGGCGTCGGGCACCTGGCGGTGCAGGTCGCCAAGGCTCACGGCGCGTACGTCATCGGCACGGCCGGCGCGGGCAAGCACGCGTTCGTGCGGGGGCTGGGTGCGGACGAGGTGATCGACCACACGGCGGTCGACTTCGCCTCGGTGGTCTCCGACGTGGATGTGGTGATCGACTCGATCGCCGGGGACTACCAGGAGCGCTCGCTGTCGGTGCTGAGGGACGGCGGCACGTTGATCACCCTCCCGGTTCGCGAGACCGAGGCGCTCGCCGCCGCTGCGGCTCTGCGCTCCATCCGCTCGGGCTTCATGCTGGTCGAGCCCGACCGGCGAGCGCTGTTGGCCATCACGGAGCTGGTCGAGACCGGAAGGCTGAAGGTGCACGTCGAGGCCGTCTTCCCGCTGGCGGACGCCGCCAAGGCCCACGAGCGCGGGGAAACCGGAAGGACCACCGGCAAGTTGGTGCTCAGAGTCGACTGATGGAACGTCATCGTTCGGTGACCCCGGGGGCGCTCGGGGGAGGACAGGTGGTACCGCCGATCGCCGGGCGGTGGTAGTCCGCGGTGAGGGTGTTGTCGGACGCTGCCAGGGCCGTCGGTGCCGCAGCGGCCGCCGCCGTCGACGCGCCGACGATCCCGCCGGTGACGAGTAGGCCGGCTGCGAGTATCGCTCTTGCTGCCGCTCCGAACTGACGGAACATCAGGCCGGGCCTCTCCATGTGAATGGATCAACGGTCACTCACGTTGGGCGCTTTGAGCATGTCCGCAACACCCCGGCCCTCCTGAATGAACTGCAGCGCCGTCAGCGTTGCGGATCGCCCGGTCTGTTGCGGCAGTCGTCATGAAGGAGCGGCATCTGCCACCGGGCTCAGCGGGCCAGCCAGGTCAGCAGGGTCGTCACCAGGAACAGCACGCCCGCCGCGGACCAGACCACCAGGCGTGTCGGTCGCGAGGACCGGGTCGGCGTCCGGTCGCCTCCTCCCGGTGAGAGCAGCGCGTCCGCGAAGGCCTTCGCGGACGGCGGTCGGTCCTTGGGAGCCATGGACGTCGCAGCGCGAAGGAGTGCGTCGACGCCGTTCGGCACCGCCAGGGCCTCGGCGATCGTCGGCAGCGCATACGTGGACGGCCGGCCCGTCAGGTGGGTGGTGTGCCCTCCCGAGCCGAACGGCTTCTGCCCGGTCAGTAGTTCGAAGGTCACGACCCCGAGCGCGTACACATCGGCCCGAGCGTCGAACCCACCGGTCTGGAAGACCTGTTCGGGCGCCATGTACGCAGGGGTACCCGTGGTCACCGTCAGACCCGACGCGTCGGCGAGTTGCTTCGCACTGCCGAGGTCCGCCACGAGTACGGCAGGAGGCGTGCGGTCGGAGTCGAGCAGCAGGTTCGACGGCTTGACGTCCCGGTGGATCACGCCCGCGCCGTGAAGCACGTGCACGGCGTATCCGGCCTCGGCCGCCAGCCGGAGCGCCTCCGCGGGCAGGCAGTGCCCGATCCTCTCGGCCAGCGTGCCGCCCCGCACGTAGTCCATGACGAAGTAGGGCCGGTCGTCCTGGACTCCGACGTCGTGAACCCGCACGACACGGGGGCTGGAGATCCTGCGGAGCAACCTCGCCTCCGCCAGGAACCGTTCCCGTACATCGGCGTTCGACGCCCAGTTGTCGGCCAGCACCTTGACCGCGACGTCCGTGTCCAGCTCGGGATCGTAGGCCTTCCAGACGGTGGCGAAGGCGCCGGCCCCGAGCCTGTCCGTGAGGAGGTAACGGCCTAGCCTCTGCATGTGGCAGCATTCTGCCCGAGGTGCGGGGGCCGGGTGCCCCGCGTGCGGCGGGGTCGGATGCGGGTCGGACCGGAACGGGGGACGGCGGGGTGCTCGAAGAGGTCGAGCTGGCAGGGCTCGTGGCTTCCGTCCGGGCAGGTGACCCGGCGTCCTTGGAGCATCTCCTGGTCAAGCTGCGGCCCCTGGTCATGCGGCGCTGCTCCAGGTTCCTGCCGCATCACGCCGACGCCGAAGAGGCCGCTCAGGACGCCCTGCTGTCCATCAGCACACATCTGCACGAGTACAGCGGACGAGGCTCGTTCCTGGGGTGGGTGACGGTGATCGCCTCGAACTCCGCCAGGTCCACGTACCGTTCGATGTGCCGACGCGCGGAGGACAGCCATGCGGTCCTTCCCGAGCACACGGACCCGCGAACGACCAGTGTGATCGCCGGAACCCGCCTTGACCTGATGGAGGCGCTGTCCGCGCTGGAGAAGCAGCATCCGGCTCTGGTCGAATCCTTCGTGCTTCGCGATCTCGGAGACCTGACGTATGTCCAGGTGGCTGAGATTCTCGACGCTCCCCTGGGGACCGTCAAGGACCGCATCCATCAGGCCCGCCGCTTCATGCGGGACCGCCTCGTCGGCGGCCTCTGATCCAGCCCTGCACGGACCGGGAGGTGCTGCTGTGCGAGCTCGGAGTGCCACCGCCGTTCTGGTGGCGGCCATCGGACTCGGCCTGGTGACCGGACGGTTCGTCCTGCCGGCTCGCTCTCCCGCCCCAGGGGCGCCGTCCGTCGCGCCGTCCGTCGCGCCGTCCGTCGCGCCGTCCCCGCCAGGCGCCGACTCCGTACTGCCGAAGGCCGCCGCTGGACCTCTGACGGAACAGAACCTCCTGACAGTGGCGGAGTTCGAGGCGGTCGGCATCTCCCAGCACATCTACGTCCGGGACCGCGTCGGTGACGGCATCTACGCCAACGCGGCCTGCGCCGGGGAGAAGACCCTCGGCGAGACCCTGGGGGGGCCGGGCGCACACTTCCGCGGGTTGGCGACGACCACGCGGACGAACCCCTCCGATCCCACGTTGGCCGAAGTCGACGGCGGACAGGTCGCGCGGGAGGTCGCCGCTGCCGCCGCCAGCGCGGCACTGGCCCAGAACTACACCGAGCGGCTGCTGCTGGAGGAGGTGCCGTGCCAGGACGAACCGGCCGGCCACTGGGTCTACGGACCGACCCGCACCCTCGATGTCGCTCCGGGTATCGCCGCGAACTGGATGGGTGCCTACGAGGGGGATCTGAACACCGCAGGGGCCGCACCGGAGGGCAAGGAGCCGTGCGGAGGCATCGCCGTACTCAGGAGCGGCACCCACTACGCCGTTCTGCAGGTCGATGCCTGCCTGGACACAACCGCGATGACCCGGATCGTCCGTGCGGCCGTGACCCGGCTCTGAGGCCACGGCGATCGCGGAAGAACACCACCCAACTTTTTCGGTACGGCCGGCATCTCCCCAGATGTAGGAGGACGCAAAGCGCGTCATGACCAACAGGGGGATCAGATGTTCGGTGACCGAGCAGCCAAGAAGCACCCGCGCCGCAGCCTCGTCGCTGGATCGGCAGCCTTTGTCGGGGCCGCCGTGATCACGGTCGGCCTCGGCCTGCAGCCTGCCGCCGCCAACGGGGACACGCGCTCCCCGAGCCACTCGGCCGCCACCCGCACGGCAGATCCGGCCGAGCCCGGCCTCGGCTCGTCCAACCTCATCCAGAGCGACGACTTCTTCCAGCAGGGACTGTCCGCGGTCGGCGCGACGGTGGAACTGGCCGGTACGCAGGGTCTCTCGGCGTGCTCCGGCGAGGAGACGATGCGGTCGCTGACCGACGGGAAGGCCGCCGCCTACGCCGACGTGGCCTGGACCTTCGACACCAACGGCAGCCTTCTGAACGAGTCCGTCGCCGACCTCTCCGGCGACGGGTCGGCGGTCTCCTACGAGAAGCAGCTCAACGACCTGGTGCGCAGCTGCCAGCACGAACCGGCCGGACACTGGCACTACGGCCCGGGGCAGGCGCTCACGCTCGCGGGCGGCGAGGGGCACTGGTACCCGTCCGTCAACGGCGACGGTGCTGTCTCGGGCGGCGTCGCGGTGGTCCGCAGCGGCCGGCGGATCGGCATCGTCGAACTCGTCGGCGCGCCCAGCAACGACCCCGGTTACATGAAGGGCATCACCGCTGTCGCGATCAACCGGCTGGCCTCCTGACCGGGGGTGCCGGCCGGACGGTCCGGGCGGCACCCCCGGCCCGTGGGAGCGCCGCCGCGGTCGGCGCAGTCGGCCCTCGCGCAGCAGTGTGCGTTCCTTGGGCCGGGGCCGGCGCGCGGCGGCCGCCCGGTGGGCCGCGTGGGGTGGTCCCCGCTGCCGGAGTTCGCGTCGAGTTCCCGCTTGATCGTGCTCGCCGACCGGCCCAGGGCCCGTCCGACCGCCCGCAACGGGTGGCCCGACGCGAGCAGATCGCGGAGCCGCTCGCGCGCCGGCAGCGTCAGGAACCTCGGGTGGAGGGCGAAGGTCGGTCAGCAGAACGCGGGCGGGATGCTCTGTTGGTACTGGAAGACGTTCTGGGGGTCGTACTTCGCCTTGATCTTGCGCAGCCGGTCGAAGTTGGAACCCCAGTAGGCGGTTTCCCAATCCGCCATTCCGATGTTCGGCACGTTGACGTAGGCACCGTTCACGTAGGGCCGCATGGCCTGGCTGAACTCGGCGATCCAGGCCTGGGCAATCGGGGTGATCGCGTCGCCGCTTCCGGACTGTCCACGAGTTCCCCAGCCTGCGCCGGGCTCGGAGTAGAAGAGCGCGTCGCGGTGCGGGAAAGACGTGCCGCCGCGGGGGCTCGTCCTGACCGCGCCGCCGAAGGCCTGGGTGAAGAAGTTGCTGTCATCCGTGGGGGCGTTCCGCATGAACGAGTCGATCACGCGGATCGCCTCGTCCGGGAACGGCTCCATGGTGAACTGCGAGAAGAACTTCCAGTTCGCGGGCTCGACCGCGGTCGGAACCTGGAATCCCGAATACACGTCGCCCCAGTTGCCGACCTGCCCCGTGACAGCAGGAGTGCCGACCGACAGGATCGGGGCCAGCAGTTCCCTCGCCTCTGCCTCGGTGCCCTCCGCGAGTACGGCGAACAGCAGGATCTGGCTCCGGTGGATCTCCACCTGGGTTCCGAGCCGGTTGTCGGCGACCGGCGCCGTGTGCTGCCATGCGTCGAAGACCCCGTGCAGGTCGCCGAGGCCCTGCCACGTCGCCGTCACATAAGCGACGCTCTTCAGCGGAGACGCCTTGTAGGTGAGTGACGTGACGATCCCGAAGTTGCCGTTCCCCGCCCCACGGAGCGCCCAGAGCAGGTCCGAGTTGTTCCGCAGATCAGCCTGGATCACCTTGGCGCAGTCGTCGTCCGACGCGACGACGACCTCGGCCCCCACCAGGCTGTCGCAGGCCATGCCGAGGTAGCGGGTGAGGAAGCCGAAACCGCCGCCGAGCGTCGCACCGGCCAGGCCTACGCTGCCTTCCGTTCCGGTGGTCACCGCGAGGTCCTTCTTCGCGAGCGCGGTCACCGCCTCCAACTGGTTGAGCCCGGCGCCGACCGTCGCGATGCGGGAGTCGGAGTCGATCTCGGCCGACTTCAACTCGCTGACGTCGATCACGATGCCGTTGTCCACGTTCGACCAGCCCTCAAGGCTGTGGCCGCCGGCCCGCACCCGCAGCGCGACGTCGTTCTGCCGAGCCCAGGTGAGGGCGTTGACCACGTCCTGGGTGTTCTGGGCGTAGACGATGACCAGCGGATAGTGGACGAAGAGTTCGTCCCAGCCGAGGCTCGCCTTCGCGTACCCGGGGTCGTCAGGGTGGACGATGCGGCCGGTCAGCTCGGCAGGTGCGGACTTCGTGCCACCGGACTGCTTGCTCGCGGCGCTCGCGCGCGGGGCACCGGCGGCCGAAATCCCCGGGATGGCGACCGCGCCGGCGCCGACGGCCGCCGTCGCTTTGAGCAGGTCACGACGGGAATAATCGTGCATTGTCCGAATCCTCTCGACCGGGATGCGACAGCACTCGGCCAAGGAAAAATCTGTCGGCCGACCGGTGTGCAACATCCTCTGTGGACAATCCTTGGTTGTTCGTAGAGTAACAAGGGTGGCTGTGTCGGCTTTTCCTGACACGCCACTTGGGGATGACGGTGGCAAGCTCAGGGGGTGAGAAATGGATATGAATTGATTATTATCAAAAAGTGGACCGACGTAGTGGCTGGCGTGTGATGCTGCACATGGGTGAGGTCTGGCGATTGTCCGCTGATTTAGTTTCCCTATGACCTCCCGGGGTGCATGGTGACCCGATTGCTGGTGGACATCGTGCCGTCGACCCGAAACGATCTGTTGGATTGGCGGAGAGCATATGGTCCGAGGTTTCGTATTCCTCCGACTGCGGCCTGTGTGATCAGCTGCCGCGCGCGCAGTTGGCGGTGGTCTTGGCCGTGACTGTTCTCTGGGCGGGGTCGACAGACTGCCCGTCGGGCGGTCGGGCAGGTGGGTGCGAGGCGGCGGTGCCACAGCGGGCTTCCGGGGCGTCGGTGTTCCTGCCGAGTGCGCCGGTGTCGGCCTTGTCGACGTAGACCTCCCAGGCACTGCCGACGGGGACGAGTCCGAAGTCGCCTGATCTGGGCCGCTGGGAAGGCGGGTGAGACGGGGAACGCCGAAGGCCCCGGGCGCTGGGCCTTCGAGCTGCCCTGGCGGGCAGAGGCGGAGGATACGAGATTCGAACTCGTGAGGGGTTGCCCCCAACACGCTTTCCAATTGTTCGTCCGGGTGTTCAGGCAGGTTCGTCAACGTCCTGACCTGCCACTGAGTGAGGTTATCCGCCCCCTGCGGACCCCTCTGAACGAGGTTGAATGCAACCCCAACTGCAACCCTCGCCACAGCCTTGGCTCGTGGCGCTGAATAGAGCAATAGCCTGGACATTGCCACTGTGATCAGAACGGCGGGTCTTCTCGGAAGCCGCCGTTCCCGAAGAGCGGCTCCGCGTCCTGCAACGGCGCTCCGAGGGCGCCAGGCTGCCGGTGAGCGTGGCACCCCCAGGCCGTGCAGGCGTCGACGGCCCGAGAGCGGTGCCAACGGTCCTGACTGCTCGCCAGGAGCCTGTGGAGCAACGGCATCAGTGCCTCACGATGCTGGGCGAGTTCCGGAGCTTCGATCATGGGAACCACTGCGACCGCTGCGGAGTCCCGTACTTCCTGGTCGGCGTCGGTGAGGAATGGCGCCACCGCGCGAAAATACACCTGTCGGAGCGAGCGCAGGACCTCCTGGGCCGGGTACGACTCAAAACCGTGGCGACGCCCCATTTCCACGCACGAGTCGTCAGCGTCATAGGCGACTTCGCCGAGCCAGTCCAGCAAGGCCGCGCGGAACGCCCTCGGCCGCAGTTCCGTCCCCGGATGCGTCCGGACATTCACCAGGGACGCAGTACGCGGATCGGACAGGATGCCGGCGACGTAGAGGGCCACGGGCGCAGTTGCCTCGTAGGTCGAGTTCTGGTGACGCACCGGTTCCAGGTTGTTCAGGGCTTGCGCCTGTACGACCGGGTCGGGATCCAGTAGTGCAGTCAGCTGCGGGCGGGGGTCCCATGGGCCCGGGTACGCGTGCTGCAGCGACGGCCAGTCCGTGTCGCGGAGGAGCACTTGCGGATCAGGTACGCATGAATCGGCAGTGTCGGCCTTGAAGTCGGGAAGGGTCACCTGAAAAGCGTATGAGGGCGCCGCCATTGCCGTGATCACCGAAAAAGCCATCCAGGAGACGAAGGCGACCGACACCGTCACATGCGAAGCGCTCCGCACGGGGCGCCGAGGCGGCGACCGTATTCGGTGAGGGCCAGCAGGCCGAGTCCCCGGGTCGGAGTGCCGGCGTCGATCGACAGGGGGTCGATGCTCAGCTCCCCTGCCAGTTTGGTGGCCATTTCGAGTAGTTCCCACATCCACTCGTCGTCGTCCTCGTCAACTTCCATGTGCTTCGCTGTCAACGCGGGCAGTCCGAGAGCGGTCTGGCGCTCTTGCTCGTAGGCGAGTGGGATCCCGAGTTCCAGGTGCTGCGTGTCGTCGCCCGGGATGTAAGCGAGGCGGCGTAGGGCCTCGCCGCGCTCGGCGACCAGGACGGCCGAGCCGTCGTTCTGCGCTCCGTACCAGTACGCCTGGGCACGCCCGTACCGCGCGCTGAGGCGTTCGCACGCCTCCAGCACGTCGGCCTCGCGCTCAACTGCGCTGGGGTCACACCACGAGCCGACGACCAGGGTCCAGCCCGCGAGCTCGGGCGTGACGAAACTCTTCGGTACCGGTCGTGCGGGTCGTCGTCGAGTCCGCCGTGGCTGTCGCAGTCCGCGGCGTAGACCCCGGCGGAGAACGGCACCGGATACGCAGCGGTCAGGCCCAGCATCTCCATAACGCCGGCCTGGTCGCCGGTGCTCACCGCGATCCAGGAGAGAAAGCAGCACGAGAGGGGGACCGGCAGGTCGTCCAGCAGCTTGATCTGGACAAGACGCTCCAACGCTGCTCGGTCACGCGCACTGATCGCCTCCTCGCCGCTGATCTCCGCCAGGCACTCCAGGGCACCCCTGCGCGCCGAACCAGGACCGTTGCGGCGCACCGACTGCAGCAGCGGCACAACGGTTGCTCCCCACGAACAGAAGGCGTGGACAGCGGCCTGCCGCACCTCCTTGTCGCCGTCACCCAGAAGCGGAGCCAGATGTATCGCTACGGGCACCGCGTCCTCGCCGCAGCCGTTGACGCCCCTGACCGCTGCCCGGCGTACGAAGGGATCGTCGTGGGTCAGCGTCTGCAGGTACCCCTCCAACACCGGGGTTCCCAGCGCCGTGAACACCCGCAGCACCCGCTAGTGCGATCCCGGTACCGCGCCCCGCAGGGCATCGAACACCGGATCGAAGGCCGGGGCGCCGATGCTGCGCAGCGCCGAAAGCAGCGCGCTCTCGGTCACCGGGGAAGCATCGTCGCGCAGTTCGTCCACGAGGGCGGGCAGCGCCGCGGAACCGAGCGCGGCCAGGTGAACTCCAGCAGCGTGGCGCTCCGCCTCCTCGCCGGCCGACAGAGCCAGAACCCACTGCCGCACGGTCATGCCAGGTCCTTGAAGAGCGCGTCGTACGGCTCGTCCTCCGGGGTGAAGACCAGAACGAAATCCCTGCCCGTCACGGTGACGACCTCCCGCAGCCGGGCCAGCGCGTCGGTCTCCGTCGGGAGGGAGAGACCGAGGGCGGCTGCCGCCCGGTTCCGTCGAGCCCAGAGATCGGGTATGTCCTCCAGGTACCCGGCGGCGAGCGCGCGGCTCTTCTCCACGGTGAACGTCCGGCAGTCCTGCCACCACGGCACCACCAACAGCAGCCGCAGCAACTCGGGCAGCCCGACGGCGACCAGTGCCGCACGGCCTTCGGAGTCCGCGAACAGGATTGGCCGCTCCTCGCCGCCTTCACCGCAGAAGAAGTACGTGCCCCCGGCTCCGTGCCCGGCGAAGCCCTCCAGGGCCGCGCCCGAGGCAAGGTGCACCTCCTCGCCGTGGGCACCCTGGTCCAGGTCGAAGTCACCCGGCCAGGCCAGAAAGGTGGCGGCATCGTCGTGCGTGCGAACGGCGGCGATCAGCGATTGCATGCACCGCACCTTAGTGAGGGGGGACTGACAGCCCGCTTGCGGGTAACTCCAAGCCTCGCCAGTGCTGGAGCCAGGCGCCTCCGCCCGACCCAGCCTGGACAAAAACACAGGACATCGACGGGTGCGCGACAACGATGAAGGGCCGGACGCGATGCGGCCGGCCCTTCATCTGCCCTGGCGGGCGGGTGCGGAGGATACGAGATTCGAACTCGTGAGGGGTTGCCCCCCCAACACGCTTTCCAACTGTCCGTCCGGCCGTCCGGCAGTGGTCACAGGTGTCCTGACCTGTGGCGGAGCGGCCCGCTCGCCAGGCTTCGGACGGTCCTGGACGGAGGTGAATGCAACCAGAACTGCCAACCATGCTGCCGCCGGTCCGGTCCGGTTCAGACCTTGCTGACGACGATGGTGTCCGGGAGCAGTTTCTCCAGGTCGTCGACGTCGGAGGTGAAGACGGTGACCTGTCCTTTCTGGCGCATGGCGACAACGGCGAGCATCGCGTCGATGGCGTACTTGTGACCGTGCAGGTTCGTTGCGGCCAGCAGTCTGCGGGCTTGCCTGGCCTCGTCCTTGCCCAGGTCGGCCACGCTGACGCGAGAGAGGACCCAGTCCCACCGCTGCTCGGTGGTCCTGCTGTCGTATGCCTCGACGAGAGTCATGGGAGAGGTGACCACGTCGGCCTCGCCACGTGCCGCGAGTTCGAGGCGGGCGATCATCATCCGGTCACCGCGAACGGCGAGGGAGAGGGCTTCGCAGTCGAGCACGAAGACACGCACCGGCCTGGCCTCGCTGCCGTGCTTCCTCGTCACGCGGCCTCTCCGGTGCGCTTGCTCCGGGCAGCGCGGCGGCGTTCGTGCTCGGCATCGAGGTCGTCCAGCTCGGCGTAGGCCGTTGAGCGCTCAGTCTCGGTGACGGGTCCGTGCTCCTCTTCGAGCCAGTGGACGAGCTCTCGGAGCTTGTCCCGGTCGCGCTTGGCACGCAGCGCGTCGGTGACGTAGGCGGAGATGCCCCGTTCGTCGGCTTCCGCGCGGATCTCCTCAAGGAGATCCTCCGGGATCGTCACGGTCACTTTCTTCGATGCCATACAAGTGACCATACTTGCCGTATACGGCACCCGCCAGTAAGGCGGGGCTTGTGCAGCGTGCGGCGGTGAGCGCAGTCCATGACCCGGTCGACTGTGATGAGCCACGCCGCGTCCTCCTCGGCGCTGGTCCCGAGCACGCTCTCCCGGTCCACGGACATGGCGACGAACTCCGCCCGGCCCGGCTCGGGGCCCAGAACCCCGGCGGGTCGGCCTGCTTCGGCAGCCTCGCCCTCGTCCGGTGGGGGCGCCCACAGCAGCCGGGACCCTGGCCGGCGACGCTGATCAGGAACTCGCCGTTCGCGTCGACGACCCCATGCTCGACCCCGAGTCCGTGTCACCGCCGGCCCGGCTCCGCCACCAGGTCGGGATGGTCGCCCGGTACGGCGACCGTGGGTTCCGCGCTCCCGACGATCATCGGCCGCCAGGCGGCCCCACCGGCCTCGCCTCTAGATGATTGATTCCAAGGGATAGCTGCGGAGACAGCGCGAGGGTGTCCAGGCTCAGTTTGTGACGACCGAGATGGACACCCTCGCGACTGCACTCTACGTGCGCGTCGACGATCTGCTGAAGACTTCGCCGGAACTGCTGCCGTGGCGCCCGCCGGTGGGG
The sequence above is drawn from the Kitasatospora sp. NBC_00315 genome and encodes:
- a CDS encoding GlxA family transcriptional regulator; this translates as MQQARHRVVVLALPGVFPFELGIPAKAFGFAYGPDGGRLYEVLTCTPDGRPVRTSEDFSIAVEHDASVIATADTLIVAAVDAPIGGGGDPLPAPVAAALDRLRPGTRLVSICTASFVLAAAGLLDGRPATTHWVHAERFRELYPRTRLDPDVLYVDDGDLLTSAGAAAGMDLCLHLIRRDHGSEIANQVARLCVVPPWRDGGQAQYIARPVPDAAGSDTAGAREWALRQLHQPIKLAQLAAQAGMSVRTFSRRFLAETGLTPGRWLIVQRLELARRLLESSDLPVDQVAERAGLGSASSLRQHLAAAIGVSPAAYRRTFQAREHDPTGRPAVNAVG
- a CDS encoding NADP-dependent oxidoreductase; amino-acid sequence: MTEKMTAVAFAEPGGPEVLKVVERERPVPGPTEILVRVHAAGVNPLDWRTRAAGALLVPGDGIVGWDVSGVVEAVGLGVTLHRPGDEVYGMPGFPRMVGGYAQYVAAPARHFAPKPAGLDHVQAAALPLAALTAWQALMDMAALREGQRVLVHAAAGGVGHLAVQVAKAHGAYVIGTAGAGKHAFVRGLGADEVIDHTAVDFASVVSDVDVVIDSIAGDYQERSLSVLRDGGTLITLPVRETEALAAAAALRSIRSGFMLVEPDRRALLAITELVETGRLKVHVEAVFPLADAAKAHERGETGRTTGKLVLRVD
- a CDS encoding serine/threonine-protein kinase is translated as MQRLGRYLLTDRLGAGAFATVWKAYDPELDTDVAVKVLADNWASNADVRERFLAEARLLRRISSPRVVRVHDVGVQDDRPYFVMDYVRGGTLAERIGHCLPAEALRLAAEAGYAVHVLHGAGVIHRDVKPSNLLLDSDRTPPAVLVADLGSAKQLADASGLTVTTGTPAYMAPEQVFQTGGFDARADVYALGVVTFELLTGQKPFGSGGHTTHLTGRPSTYALPTIAEALAVPNGVDALLRAATSMAPKDRPPSAKAFADALLSPGGGDRTPTRSSRPTRLVVWSAAGVLFLVTTLLTWLAR
- a CDS encoding RNA polymerase sigma factor, which gives rise to MLEEVELAGLVASVRAGDPASLEHLLVKLRPLVMRRCSRFLPHHADAEEAAQDALLSISTHLHEYSGRGSFLGWVTVIASNSARSTYRSMCRRAEDSHAVLPEHTDPRTTSVIAGTRLDLMEALSALEKQHPALVESFVLRDLGDLTYVQVAEILDAPLGTVKDRIHQARRFMRDRLVGGL
- a CDS encoding FAD-binding oxidoreductase, which produces MHDYSRRDLLKATAAVGAGAVAIPGISAAGAPRASAASKQSGGTKSAPAELTGRIVHPDDPGYAKASLGWDELFVHYPLVIVYAQNTQDVVNALTWARQNDVALRVRAGGHSLEGWSNVDNGIVIDVSELKSAEIDSDSRIATVGAGLNQLEAVTALAKKDLAVTTGTEGSVGLAGATLGGGFGFLTRYLGMACDSLVGAEVVVASDDDCAKVIQADLRNNSDLLWALRGAGNGNFGIVTSLTYKASPLKSVAYVTATWQGLGDLHGVFDAWQHTAPVADNRLGTQVEIHRSQILLFAVLAEGTEAEARELLAPILSVGTPAVTGQVGNWGDVYSGFQVPTAVEPANWKFFSQFTMEPFPDEAIRVIDSFMRNAPTDDSNFFTQAFGGAVRTSPRGGTSFPHRDALFYSEPGAGWGTRGQSGSGDAITPIAQAWIAEFSQAMRPYVNGAYVNVPNIGMADWETAYWGSNFDRLRKIKAKYDPQNVFQYQQSIPPAFC
- a CDS encoding PIN domain-containing protein → MTRKHGSEARPVRVFVLDCEALSLAVRGDRMMIARLELAARGEADVVTSPMTLVEAYDSRTTEQRWDWVLSRVSVADLGKDEARQARRLLAATNLHGHKYAIDAMLAVVAMRQKGQVTVFTSDVDDLEKLLPDTIVVSKV
- a CDS encoding CopG family transcriptional regulator; this encodes MASKKVTVTIPEDLLEEIRAEADERGISAYVTDALRAKRDRDKLRELVHWLEEEHGPVTETERSTAYAELDDLDAEHERRRAARSKRTGEAA